Proteins encoded together in one Candidatus Omnitrophota bacterium window:
- the gyrB gene encoding DNA topoisomerase (ATP-hydrolyzing) subunit B, with the protein MAKTEKPEKTVKSEKYDAKTIQVLEGLEAVRKRPAMYIGDTSVGGFHHLVYEVVDNSIDEAMGGYCQNIDVIVHKNNSVTVIDDGRGIPVDMHETEKKSALEVVLTKLHAGGKFDHKSYKVSGGLHGVGVSVVNALSEWLEAEVRRDGKVYHQRYERGKTASKVTVVGKSKTTGTRITFKPDNQIFTGKLEYSFDTLSNRLRELAFLNKGLKISLKDERTNKENSFKFTGGIESFVEFLNRNKNPLHKKVIYFSGEKDRIQMEVALQYNDGYGENLFSFANNINTIEGGSHLSGFKSALTRVINQYCKNKGFFKNEEITLSGDDVREGLAAVVSIRIPEPQFEGQTKTKLGNSEVEGLVASIVNESLSSYFEENPSIANKVADKCLLASRAREAARKAKELTRRKGALEGVGLPGKLADCSERDAELCEVYLVEGDSAGGSAKQGRDRRFQAILPLKGKIINVEKARLDKVLANDEIRTIISALGCGIGEEFDVSKLRYAKVIIMCDADVDGSHIRTLLLTFFYKQMRALLEKGNIYIAQPPLYKIKRGKREEYIQTETQMNSMLLELGSEGLKLVRMKEKHTFTDAQLKEILDALVELEDLTDGLGKKGVNLAKYLISRHPKTKKLPLYRVKVDGQDQFAYNDDELAKFVKEEEEAGEDVEIKEEGKGAVNGKGVDLLEIYEAEEIEKCLTKLEKLGLSASDYLPHTEEGKTKEKQKAPFRLEGEEEELEFSSLKAVLEYTRNLGKKGMSIQRYKGLGEMNPQQLWETTMDPEKRTLLKVTMEDAVEAEQMFTILMGDAVEPRREFIEKHAPEVRFLDV; encoded by the coding sequence ATGGCGAAGACGGAAAAACCGGAAAAAACGGTGAAATCGGAAAAGTACGACGCTAAAACTATCCAGGTCCTGGAGGGGCTGGAAGCCGTAAGGAAAAGGCCGGCGATGTATATCGGCGATACGTCCGTCGGCGGGTTCCACCACCTCGTCTATGAGGTCGTGGATAATTCCATCGACGAGGCGATGGGCGGTTATTGCCAGAATATCGACGTCATCGTGCATAAAAATAACAGCGTTACGGTCATAGACGACGGGCGCGGCATACCGGTCGATATGCACGAGACCGAGAAGAAATCGGCCCTCGAGGTCGTCCTGACAAAGCTCCACGCCGGAGGTAAGTTCGACCATAAGAGCTATAAAGTCTCGGGTGGCCTGCATGGTGTGGGTGTTTCAGTTGTCAATGCCTTGTCCGAGTGGCTTGAGGCCGAGGTCAGGCGCGACGGCAAAGTTTACCACCAGAGGTATGAGCGCGGCAAGACGGCATCGAAGGTGACCGTCGTCGGGAAATCTAAGACGACCGGCACGCGCATAACTTTTAAACCGGATAACCAGATATTCACCGGGAAGCTTGAGTACAGCTTTGATACCTTATCGAACAGGCTGCGTGAGCTGGCGTTCCTCAATAAAGGCCTGAAGATCAGCCTGAAGGACGAGAGGACTAACAAGGAGAACTCATTTAAGTTCACCGGCGGCATAGAATCTTTCGTTGAATTCCTGAACAGGAACAAAAACCCGCTCCATAAGAAAGTCATCTATTTCAGCGGCGAGAAGGACAGGATACAGATGGAGGTCGCCCTGCAGTATAACGACGGATACGGCGAGAACCTCTTCTCCTTCGCGAACAACATAAATACCATCGAGGGCGGGTCACACTTAAGCGGGTTTAAGTCGGCGCTGACAAGGGTCATAAACCAGTATTGCAAGAATAAAGGATTTTTCAAGAACGAGGAGATAACCCTCTCCGGCGACGATGTGCGCGAGGGGCTTGCCGCGGTCGTATCGATAAGGATACCGGAGCCGCAATTTGAGGGGCAGACCAAGACAAAGCTGGGGAATTCCGAGGTCGAGGGCCTGGTGGCTTCAATAGTTAACGAATCGCTGAGCTCTTACTTCGAGGAGAACCCCTCGATAGCGAATAAGGTGGCGGATAAATGCCTCCTGGCCAGCCGCGCAAGGGAAGCGGCGAGGAAGGCGAAAGAACTTACCAGGAGAAAAGGCGCGCTAGAAGGCGTAGGTTTGCCGGGGAAGCTAGCCGATTGCTCCGAAAGGGACGCCGAGCTTTGCGAGGTCTATCTCGTTGAGGGCGATTCAGCCGGCGGTTCGGCGAAACAAGGAAGGGACCGCAGGTTCCAGGCGATATTGCCGCTCAAGGGCAAGATCATAAACGTCGAGAAGGCCAGATTGGACAAGGTCCTCGCGAATGACGAAATCAGGACGATAATCTCGGCCTTGGGTTGCGGGATAGGGGAGGAATTTGATGTATCGAAGCTAAGGTACGCGAAGGTGATAATAATGTGCGATGCCGATGTGGACGGTTCGCATATCAGGACCCTGCTGTTGACCTTCTTTTATAAACAGATGAGAGCGCTCCTCGAGAAGGGGAATATCTATATTGCCCAACCGCCGCTCTACAAGATAAAGAGAGGCAAGAGGGAAGAATACATACAGACAGAGACCCAGATGAACTCGATGCTCCTTGAGCTTGGGTCGGAAGGGCTTAAGCTGGTCAGGATGAAGGAAAAGCATACGTTCACGGATGCCCAACTGAAGGAGATCCTGGATGCGCTTGTCGAGCTTGAGGATCTTACCGACGGGTTAGGCAAAAAGGGAGTGAATTTAGCAAAATACCTGATTTCTAGGCATCCAAAGACCAAAAAACTGCCACTTTATAGGGTAAAAGTGGATGGCCAGGACCAATTTGCCTATAATGACGACGAGCTAGCCAAGTTCGTCAAGGAAGAAGAAGAGGCCGGTGAGGATGTTGAGATAAAAGAAGAAGGCAAGGGCGCAGTGAACGGCAAGGGCGTCGACCTGCTTGAAATATATGAAGCGGAGGAGATAGAGAAGTGCCTTACCAAACTTGAGAAGCTCGGCCTTTCGGCATCGGATTACCTGCCGCATACCGAAGAAGGCAAGACAAAAGAAAAACAGAAGGCGCCTTTCAGGCTTGAAGGCGAGGAAGAGGAATTGGAGTTTAGTTCGCTCAAGGCCGTCCTTGAATACACAAGGAACCTCGGCAAGAAAGGCATGAGCATCCAGAGATATAAAGGTCTTGGAGAAATGAACCCGCAGCAGCTCTGGGAGACGACCATGGACCCGGAAAAGCGGACGCTCCTGAAAGTCACGATGGAAGACGCCGTAGAGGCCGAGCAGATGTTCACGATACTTATGGGCGACGCTGTCGAGCCGAGAAGGGAATTCATAGAGAAACACGCACCGGAAGTAAGATTCCTGGATGTTTAA
- the rsmI gene encoding 16S rRNA (cytidine(1402)-2'-O)-methyltransferase — MPSGTLYVVATPIGNLKDITIRAVEVLQGADLIAAEDTRHTKILTDHYGIKVPLTSYFEHNRITKGDYLIKLLKEGKNIALVSDAGTPGISDPGAHIITLAIKEGIVVVGIPGPAAIILGLITSGMPTDRFIFEGFLPNKSGARRNKLSEFKGEKRTVIFYESPHRILRALYDILEIFGDIRICVMRELTKKFEEILRGKVSEIAARFEKSKPKGEFLIVLNPRRGGDSG, encoded by the coding sequence ATGCCATCCGGAACGCTCTATGTAGTCGCTACACCAATAGGCAACCTTAAAGACATAACTATCCGCGCTGTCGAGGTCTTACAGGGAGCCGACCTCATCGCCGCGGAGGATACCCGCCATACAAAGATCCTCACAGACCACTACGGCATAAAAGTCCCGCTGACGAGTTATTTCGAGCACAACAGGATAACCAAGGGCGATTACCTCATAAAACTGCTGAAGGAAGGCAAGAACATTGCCCTCGTATCCGACGCCGGGACACCCGGCATATCCGACCCCGGGGCGCATATCATAACGCTTGCGATAAAAGAGGGGATCGTTGTCGTCGGGATACCCGGCCCGGCCGCGATAATACTCGGCCTGATAACATCTGGCATGCCGACAGACCGCTTTATCTTCGAGGGATTCCTGCCGAACAAGTCCGGCGCGCGGAGAAATAAGCTGTCGGAATTCAAGGGTGAGAAACGGACAGTCATTTTTTATGAGTCTCCGCACAGGATTTTGAGGGCTTTATATGATATACTTGAGATATTCGGCGATATCCGCATCTGCGTGATGCGCGAATTGACGAAGAAATTCGAGGAGATCTTGCGCGGGAAAGTGAGCGAGATAGCCGCGCGTTTCGAGAAGTCGAAACCGAAGGGCGAATTCCTGATAGTGTTGAACCCCAGGAGAGGCGGAGATAGTGGCTAA
- the gyrA gene encoding DNA gyrase subunit A, with the protein MYARNEKIVPVYIEDEMKDSYISYAMSVIVGRALPDVRDGLKPVHRRILYGMKELGLEHTKPYKKSARIVGEVLGKYHPHGDVAVYDSLVRMVQDFSLRYPLAEGQGNFGSVDGDSPAAMRYTEARMAAITEEMLSDLEKDTVEFVPNFDASLKEPTVLPATLPNLLINGSSGIAVGMATNIPPHNLSEVSQGIAAVIDDPEISIKDLMKIIKAPDFPTGGTICGREGIKQAYTTGRGLIKIRAKAGIEEQKSGKESIVITEIPYQVNKANMIEATAQLVTDKKVEGISDIRDESDKDGMRVVIELKRDANAQVILNQLFKHTQLEVSFGIIMLALVENRPKVLNLKQMLECYIAHRKEIVTRRTKFDLARAKERAHILEGLKKALANLDKIIELIKKSKSEAEAKEALIKKFDFSDIQAQAILEMQLRRLTALEREKLEAEYLELIKKIELYESILKSEKKVYQIVKEEVLKIKEKYGDERMTDVVGEVEDLEVEDLIAEEDVVITVSNTGYIKRLPVSAYRKQRRGGHGVTGADVKEEDFVEHLFIATTHEHILFFTNQGRVLWLKVYDVPQAGRQARGKAIINLLEMQQGEKMSAFIPVKEFKEGNFLVMTTKQGIIKKTTLEAYSHPRKGGIIGMTLEKGDELIGVEMTDGKREILLATKEGKAIRFPESQVRDMGRSAKGVKGITLGKKDEVIAMSVADPEATILTITSLGFGKRSQLKEYRTQSRGGKGIINIRVTEKNGEAVALKTVSDKDEIMIITEKGVIVRCPVKDVRSTGRAAQGVRIIKLDAKDRVSSVASVIEEEEAAEESK; encoded by the coding sequence ATGTACGCGCGCAATGAGAAGATAGTTCCGGTATATATCGAAGACGAGATGAAGGATTCATACATCTCATACGCGATGAGCGTTATCGTAGGCCGCGCCCTGCCCGACGTACGCGACGGGCTGAAGCCGGTCCATCGCAGGATACTCTACGGGATGAAGGAACTCGGGCTCGAGCATACGAAACCATATAAGAAGTCGGCGAGGATCGTCGGCGAGGTTCTCGGCAAATACCATCCGCACGGGGACGTTGCGGTCTATGATTCGCTGGTGAGGATGGTCCAGGATTTTTCGTTGAGATATCCGTTGGCCGAGGGGCAGGGGAACTTCGGCTCGGTAGACGGCGATTCGCCGGCGGCCATGAGATATACCGAGGCGCGCATGGCGGCTATAACCGAGGAGATGCTCTCAGATCTCGAAAAAGATACCGTCGAATTCGTTCCGAACTTCGATGCCTCACTCAAGGAGCCGACCGTACTTCCGGCGACTCTGCCAAACCTTTTGATAAACGGCTCATCAGGTATCGCGGTCGGTATGGCCACTAATATCCCGCCGCACAACCTTTCGGAAGTATCGCAGGGTATCGCGGCGGTAATAGATGACCCGGAAATTTCCATTAAAGACCTTATGAAGATAATAAAGGCGCCGGATTTCCCGACGGGCGGCACGATCTGCGGCCGTGAGGGGATAAAACAGGCCTATACTACGGGCCGCGGGCTGATAAAGATACGCGCGAAAGCCGGCATTGAGGAGCAGAAATCCGGGAAAGAGTCCATTGTCATTACCGAGATCCCGTATCAGGTGAACAAGGCGAACATGATAGAGGCGACCGCCCAGCTTGTCACCGACAAGAAAGTAGAAGGGATCTCCGATATACGGGACGAGTCGGATAAAGACGGGATGAGGGTAGTCATCGAGCTGAAGCGAGACGCGAACGCCCAGGTGATATTGAACCAGCTCTTTAAGCACACCCAGCTCGAGGTGTCATTCGGCATCATAATGCTGGCGCTTGTGGAGAACAGGCCTAAGGTGTTGAACCTCAAGCAGATGCTCGAATGTTACATAGCGCACAGGAAAGAGATAGTAACGCGCAGGACTAAATTTGACCTGGCCAGGGCCAAGGAGAGGGCGCACATACTCGAGGGGTTGAAGAAGGCGCTCGCCAATCTCGACAAGATAATAGAGCTCATAAAGAAATCGAAATCCGAGGCCGAGGCGAAAGAAGCACTCATCAAGAAGTTCGATTTCAGCGACATCCAGGCACAGGCGATACTCGAGATGCAGCTGCGCAGGCTGACCGCGCTGGAGCGCGAGAAGCTCGAGGCCGAATACCTCGAGCTCATCAAGAAGATAGAGCTGTATGAGTCCATATTAAAGAGCGAGAAGAAAGTATACCAGATAGTAAAAGAAGAGGTCCTGAAGATAAAAGAAAAATACGGCGACGAGAGGATGACCGATGTCGTCGGGGAAGTAGAGGACCTCGAGGTTGAAGACCTTATCGCCGAAGAGGACGTCGTGATAACCGTAAGCAATACCGGTTATATCAAACGCCTGCCGGTCTCGGCGTACAGGAAACAACGCCGCGGCGGCCATGGCGTGACAGGCGCGGACGTAAAAGAGGAGGATTTTGTCGAGCACCTCTTTATCGCGACCACGCACGAGCACATATTATTCTTCACCAACCAGGGCCGTGTCCTGTGGCTTAAGGTCTACGATGTGCCGCAGGCCGGGCGCCAGGCGAGGGGCAAGGCGATAATCAACCTGCTCGAGATGCAGCAGGGCGAGAAGATGAGCGCCTTCATCCCCGTAAAAGAATTTAAAGAAGGCAATTTCCTGGTAATGACGACGAAACAGGGCATCATAAAAAAGACTACGCTCGAGGCATACAGCCATCCGCGCAAAGGCGGCATAATCGGGATGACCCTGGAAAAGGGCGATGAGCTTATCGGCGTCGAGATGACGGACGGCAAAAGGGAGATACTGCTTGCCACGAAGGAAGGCAAGGCGATAAGGTTCCCGGAATCGCAGGTCAGGGACATGGGCCGCTCAGCCAAGGGCGTCAAAGGGATAACCCTCGGCAAGAAAGATGAGGTCATCGCGATGTCTGTAGCCGACCCGGAAGCGACCATACTTACCATAACCTCATTAGGGTTCGGGAAGAGGTCGCAGCTTAAGGAATACAGGACGCAGAGCAGGGGAGGCAAGGGCATCATCAACATCAGGGTCACCGAAAAGAACGGAGAAGCCGTCGCGCTCAAGACGGTTTCCGATAAAGACGAGATAATGATCATAACGGAGAAGGGTGTAATAGTCCGCTGCCCGGTTAAAGACGTCCGGTCGACCGGACGCGCCGCGCAGGGCGTAAGGATAATAAAACTCGACGCAAAAGACAGGGTCTCCTCGGTCGCCTCTGTCATCGAAGAAGAGGAAGCCGCGGAGGAGAGCAAGTAA
- a CDS encoding carbohydrate binding domain-containing protein yields the protein MGRMIRIGSALLFLSAILVLSASAFAKDLMVANFERGDISDLGTMIGTWTSNTLDYSQGTTIEIIQVYGVMGKTGSNSHVAKVTYDVAANGPALNGIYIKLNNLDLRPYKNLSMLIKGDAAKGFTTKFSIQLKNARGQRSSCVLSGVTDDWQRLSIPLEQFKATRTMWDLSNMMELDIAFDDMTVDDKNGVLYIDEIRFTTD from the coding sequence ATGGGTAGAATGATTCGTATCGGCTCAGCGCTACTTTTCCTGTCGGCGATCCTTGTCTTAAGCGCTTCCGCCTTTGCCAAGGACCTCATGGTAGCCAATTTTGAAAGGGGCGATATAAGCGATTTAGGGACGATGATCGGCACCTGGACCTCCAACACCCTGGACTACAGCCAGGGCACCACGATCGAGATAATCCAGGTCTACGGTGTCATGGGGAAAACGGGCAGTAACTCGCATGTCGCCAAGGTAACATATGACGTGGCGGCTAACGGGCCGGCCTTAAACGGTATCTACATAAAATTGAACAACCTGGACCTCAGGCCGTATAAGAACCTGAGCATGCTGATAAAAGGCGACGCGGCCAAAGGCTTTACCACGAAATTCAGCATTCAATTAAAAAATGCGAGAGGCCAGCGCTCATCCTGCGTGCTGAGCGGGGTAACCGATGACTGGCAGCGGCTCTCTATCCCGTTGGAGCAGTTTAAGGCGACCAGGACGATGTGGGACTTAAGCAATATGATGGAACTGGATATCGCCTTCGACGACATGACCGTCGATGACAAGAACGGCGTCCTCTATATAGACGAGATAAGGTTCACTACGGACTGA